Proteins encoded within one genomic window of Anastrepha ludens isolate Willacy chromosome 4, idAnaLude1.1, whole genome shotgun sequence:
- the LOC128860698 gene encoding receptor-type guanylate cyclase Gyc76C-like isoform X1: protein MTRWPFHYLLLLSVAVFCVPGVIALRDERNRTILNVGYLTAITGELMDKQGLAISGALTMALDEINKDTNLLPNVKLQLRWNDTKGDTVTATKAITEMICDGIVTIFGPEGHCYVEAIVSQSRNIPMISYKCAEYRASAIPTFARTEPPDTQVIKSVISLLRYYGWKKFSILHDELWTTVADLLKEQATKRNMTINHKEAFLTNMPKCCALGLPCCRTSFWYQTVQNTMNRTRIYVFLGSASSLVDFMLSMETSNLFLKGEYMVIFVDMMPYTPKEAEKYLRKPEHVEAMKVCHESESFKQLARSLLVVASTPPTDSYENFTARVREYNAKKPFDFLVPSLFYNNKYLKFVSIYAAYLYDSVKLYAWALDKLLRQEERILTDDVIYDVASNGTRIIETIIKNRTYRSITGATIKIDQNGDSEGNFSVLAYKPHKHYFSDNVSCNSHMVPVAYFQQGEDIPEYKLINGSVRVDWPSGGDRPFDEPMCGFANELCKKDDRHITSVVAAGVLGLLLFCAGVITMSIYRKWKIELEIEGLLWKIDIGEIKGYSGNDIVSSPSKLSLVSAQSFGSRCSNQVFTSTARLRGAVVRIKELKFPRKRDISREIMKEMRLLRELRHDNINSFIGACVEPTRILLVTDYCAKGSLYDIIENEDIKLDDLFIASLIHDLIKGMIYIHDSQLMFHGNLKSSNCVVTSRWMLQVADFGLHELRNCAESESIGEHQHYRNQFWKAPELLRNPHIYGTQKGDVYAFAIIMYEIVSRKGPFGQVAYEPKEIVDRVKELPLAGSIPFRPELECIREHELCPDYVLDCIKDCWSEDPEIRPDFPTIRNRLKKMRGGKTKNIMDQMMEMMEKYANNLEDIVTERTRMLCEEKRKTEDLLHRMLPRTVAEKLTMGQGVEPVSYDLVTIYFSDIVGFTAMSAESTPLQVVNFLNDLYTVFDRIIRGYDVYKVETIGDAYMVVSGLPIKNGDRHAGEIASMALDLLHAVKQHRIAHRPNETLKLRIGIHTGPVVAGVVGLTMPRYCLFGDTVNTASRMESNGEALKIHISGKCKEALDKLDGYVTEKRGLVAMKGKGEVVTYWLTGATEKAIQRKLVDMTDMPPPLFCRPRKSPKLNSDSRQPSIVGMHYYGGGSRRTSMVPRTDVESNYSLQGSTYHVARDSPHLSSRRYDRPSLNGIGGNSIPERMSYYGGAGGGGDRSGSVGETYTLLESTRASNNTLEHSENETNCDNECVNGYGDGDSGGGSGIVSRERSGIDVVSIIGSTLLGGTHRAPHSVASSPSHKPLALVRPHRRIISEKLPSSASIQEFSDISRHPTVAQTILLRETRSLDPMPMQLRKRNEPVKLPPSKLCKNNSRSLDAVAAIGAKEDKATESESANMNGVECDEVDEVGLLDHQDATADVDTNNLEGDDYDDDVGLLMRDNGGLRYGHSSSLQPTVVPVASTLLNRRRSGGHVITVGGSGIVGGALLPYKHLNNNCNGGMTIEEDAQSPLLQRQASLTGPPDEILARTKRWRSLETLEHANINITTLTNANSGRGVIGGIPHLSSHTGHNSVSYAPDIDGSRASGSTAPGSSTATRSGNTFTTWIWRIIQGNVKRPNDSSLRRVVPSGVHAPHVFTDMPATTTARTRDRESIV, encoded by the exons GTGATTAAGTCGGTGATTTCGTTATTGCGTTACTATGGCTGGAAAAAGTTCTCCATTTTGCATGATGAGCTGTGGACCACTGTCGCTGATTTGCTCAAAGAACAGGCCACCAAGAGGAATATGACAATAAATCACAAGGAAGCGTTTCTAACAAATATGCCAAAATGCTGCGCCCTAGGGTTGCCATGCTGTCGCACGAGTTTTTGGTATCAG ACTGTACAAAATACAATGAATCGCACACGCATCTATGTCTTCTTGGGTTCGGCGAGCTCTCTGGTCGACTTTATGCTCTCCATGGAAACGAGCAACTTGTTCCTCAAAGGTGAATACATGGTCATCTTTGTCGATATGATGCCCTATACACCAAA AGAAGCCGAAAAGTATTTACGAAAACCGGAGCATGTTGAGGCGATGAAAGTTTGTCACGAATCGGAGAGTTTCAAGCAATTGGCGCGCAGTTTGCTAGTCGTGGCGTCGACGCCACCAACGGACAGTTACGAAAATTTCACGGCCAGAGTGCGCGAATACAATGCAAAGAAGCCGTTCGACTTTCTTGTGCCATcgttattttacaataataaatatcttAAG TTTGTTTCTATATATGCCGCTTACCTCTATGATTCCGTTAAGCTCTATGCCTGGGCGTTGGATAAATTGCTGCGCCAGGAGGAGCGCATACTGACGGATGATGTGATATACGATGTAGCTAGTAATGGAACTAGAATAATTGAGACTATTATCAAAAATCGTACTTATAGAA GTATCACTGGTGCAACCATAAAAATAGACCAGAACGGTGATTCCGAAGGAAATTTCTCAGTACTGGCCTATAAGCCACACAAACACTACTTTAGTGATAATGTATCCTGCAATTCTCATATGGTACCGGTGGCCTATTTCCAACAAGGAGAAGATATTCCA GAATACAAACTCATCAATGGCTCTGTACGCGTTGACTGGCCATCGGGAGGTGATCGTCCTTTCGATGAACCCATGTGCGGCTTTGCCAATGAGCTGTGCAAAAAAGACGATCGACATATCACATCTGTGGTGGCTGCTGGTGTACTTGGCTTACTGTTATTCTGTGCAGGTGTCATCACGATGAGTATTTATCGAAAGTGGAAAATCGAGCTGGAAATCGAGGGTCTACTATGGAAGATTGATATAGGAGAGATAAAGGGGTACTCGGGGAATGATATCGTCTCATCGCCAAGTAAG TTGAGCTTAGTGAGTGCCCAATCGTTTGGATCGCGTTGCTCAAATCAAGTATTCACCTCAACGGCACGCTTACGCGGCGCTGTCGTGCGCATCAAGGAGTTGAAGTTTCCGCGGAAGCGGGACATCTCACgcgaaataatgaaagaaatgcGTTTGTTGCGCGAACTACGCCATGATAACATAAATAGCTTTATTGGGGCTTGTGTGGAGCCGACACGTATACTACTAGTCACCGATTACTGTGCCAAGGGCAGTCTCTACGACATAATCGAGAATGAGGACATCAAGCTGGATGATCTGTTCATTGCCTCACTGATTCACGACTTAATAAAG GGCATGATATACATACACGATTCGCAGCTGATGTTCCATGGAAATTTAAAATCATCGAACTGTGTGGTTACCTCGCGTTGGATGTTGCAAGTGGCCGACTTTGGATTGCACGAGTTGAGAAATTGTGCAGAAAGCGAGTCCATAGGAGAGCACCAGCACTACCGAA ATCAATTTTGGAAAGCACCCGAATTGCTTCGCAATCCACACATCTATGGCACCCAAAAAGGAGATGTTTACGCATTTGCGATAATTATGTACGAAATAGTGAGTCGAAAAGGTCCATTCGGACAGGTCGCGTACGAGCCAAAGGAGATTGTAGATCGGGTAAAAGAACTGCCGTTAGCCGGCAGCATACCGTTTCGGCCTGAATTAGAATGCATAAGGGAACACGAGCTGTGTCCCGACTATGTGTTGGATTGTATAAAAGATTGTTGGAGTGAGGACCCTGAAATAAGACCCGATTTTCCAACTATACG CAATCGCTTGAAGAAAATGCGTGGCGGTAAGACGAAAAATATTATGGACCAAATGATGGAAATGATGGAAAAGTATGCCAATAATTTGGAGGATATCGTTACCGAGCGCACTCGCATGTTGTGCGAGGAGAAACGCAAAACAGAAGATTTATTACATCGCATGTTGCCGCGCACCGTGGCGGAAAAGCTGACAATGGGTCAGGGTGTCGAGCCAGTGTCTTACGATCTG gtTACTATCTACTTCAGCGATATTGTGGGTTTTACTGCTATGTCGGCAGAGAGTACACCACTGCAGGTGGTGAACTTCTTGAACGATCTCTACACGGTATTCGATCGCATCATCCGCGGCTATGATGTGTACAAGGTGGAGACCATTGGCGATGCTTATATGGTG GTTTCCGGCTTACCAATCAAGAACGGGGATCGACATGCTGGCGAAATCGCTTCAATGGCTCTGGATCTGCTGCATGCAGTCAAGCAACATCGCATAGCACACCGTCCCAACGAAACGCTCAAGTTGCGCATCGGCATTCACACTGGTCCCGTGGTTGCTGGTGTAGTGGGTCTGACTATGCCGCGCTACTGCCTATTCGGCGATACAGTAAACACAGCGTCGCGCATGGAGTCGAACGGAGAGGCGTTAAAGATACACATATCAGGCAAATGTAAAGAGGCACTTGACAAGCTCGACGGCTATGTGACCGAGAAACGTGGACTTGTGGCGATGAAGGGCAAAGGTGAGGTGGTCACATACTGGCTGACAGGCGCTACAGAGAAGGCAATACAGCGGAAGCTGGTGGATATGACTGATATGCCACCGCCACTGTTCTGCCGACCGCGCAAAAGTCCAAAGCTGAATAGTGACTCACGTCAACCGAGCATTGTAGGCATGCACTACTATGGCGGTGGCTCGCGTCGTACATCAATGGTGCCACGCACAGATGTAGAGTCCAATTACAGCCTACAAGGTTCCACATATCATGTGGCACGCGACTCGCCACATCTGTCGTCGCGTCGTTACGATCGGCCGTCCCTGAATGGTATCGGTGGCAATAGCATACCCGAACGCATGAGCTACTATGGTGGTGCAGGGGGTGGTGGTGACAGAAGTGGGAGTGTCGGTGAGACTTACACGCTACTGGAGTCAACACGCGCATCAAACAACACACTGGAGCATTCCGAAAACGAAACGAACTGTGATAATGAGTGCGTGAATGGGTATGGTGATGGAGATAGTGGTGGAGGCAGTGGAATAGTCAGTCGTGAAAGAAGTGGTATTGATGTGGTGAGCATTATTGGTAGTACACTGTTGGGAGGAACACACCGTGCACCACATTCCGTTGCTAGCTCACCCAGCCACAAGCCACTTGCCTTGGTACGTCCACATCGGCGCATTATCAGCGAAAAGCTGCCATCTTCAGCCTCCATACAAGAGTTTAGTGATATCAGTAGGCATCCGACTGTCGCTCAAACGATTTTATTGCGTGAAACACGCTCCCTTGATCCAATGCCAATGCAGCTGCGCAAGCGAAACGAGCCTGTCAAACTGCCACCGTCCAAACTTTGTAAGAACAATTCACGTTCCTTGGATGCAGTTGCAGCAATCGGTGCAAAAGAGGACAAAGCAACTGAGTCTGAAAGCGCAAATATGAATGGAGTCGAGTGCGACGAAGTAGATGAGGTGGGACTATTGGATCACCAAGATGCCACCGCGGACGTAGATACAAATAATCTGGAGGGCGACGACTACGATGACGATGTTGGTCTGCTGATGCGAGATAACGGCGGTTTACGATACGGGCATAGTAGCAGCCTGCAACCGACTGTAGTGCCTGTCGCATCCACCCTGCTAAACCGTAGACGCAGTGGTGGCCACGTTATTACCGTTGGTGGAAGCGGTATAGTTGGTGGTGCGTTGCTACCCTACAAGCACctgaacaacaactgcaatggtGGCATGACCATCGAAGAGGATGCGCAATCGCCACTGCTTCAACGTCAGGCATCCCTCACTGGTCCACCCGACGAAATACTGGCGCGCACGAAACGTTGGCGCTCCTTGGAGACGCTGGAACATGCAAACATTAATATAACAACGCTGACGAACGCCAACAGCGGGCGAGGTGTTATTGGTGGCATTCCGCATCTCAGCAGCCACACCGGGCACAATAGCGTCAGCTACGCTCCCGACATTGATGGCAGTCGTGCTTCCGGTTCAACAGCGCCAGGTTCCTCTACAGCGACGCGCAGCGGAAATACTTTCACTACATGGATATGGCGTATAATTCAGGGCAACGTCAAGCGGCCCAATGATTCGTCACTGCGGCGCGTAGTGCCGAGTGGGGTGCACGCCCCGCACGTTTTCACAGACATGCCAGCGACGACGACGGCGCGCACACGCGATCGGGAGAGTATTGTGTAG
- the LOC128860698 gene encoding receptor-type guanylate cyclase Gyc76C-like isoform X2, giving the protein MKVCHESESFKQLARSLLVVASTPPTDSYENFTARVREYNAKKPFDFLVPSLFYNNKYLKFVSIYAAYLYDSVKLYAWALDKLLRQEERILTDDVIYDVASNGTRIIETIIKNRTYRSITGATIKIDQNGDSEGNFSVLAYKPHKHYFSDNVSCNSHMVPVAYFQQGEDIPEYKLINGSVRVDWPSGGDRPFDEPMCGFANELCKKDDRHITSVVAAGVLGLLLFCAGVITMSIYRKWKIELEIEGLLWKIDIGEIKGYSGNDIVSSPSKLSLVSAQSFGSRCSNQVFTSTARLRGAVVRIKELKFPRKRDISREIMKEMRLLRELRHDNINSFIGACVEPTRILLVTDYCAKGSLYDIIENEDIKLDDLFIASLIHDLIKGMIYIHDSQLMFHGNLKSSNCVVTSRWMLQVADFGLHELRNCAESESIGEHQHYRNQFWKAPELLRNPHIYGTQKGDVYAFAIIMYEIVSRKGPFGQVAYEPKEIVDRVKELPLAGSIPFRPELECIREHELCPDYVLDCIKDCWSEDPEIRPDFPTIRNRLKKMRGGKTKNIMDQMMEMMEKYANNLEDIVTERTRMLCEEKRKTEDLLHRMLPRTVAEKLTMGQGVEPVSYDLVTIYFSDIVGFTAMSAESTPLQVVNFLNDLYTVFDRIIRGYDVYKVETIGDAYMVVSGLPIKNGDRHAGEIASMALDLLHAVKQHRIAHRPNETLKLRIGIHTGPVVAGVVGLTMPRYCLFGDTVNTASRMESNGEALKIHISGKCKEALDKLDGYVTEKRGLVAMKGKGEVVTYWLTGATEKAIQRKLVDMTDMPPPLFCRPRKSPKLNSDSRQPSIVGMHYYGGGSRRTSMVPRTDVESNYSLQGSTYHVARDSPHLSSRRYDRPSLNGIGGNSIPERMSYYGGAGGGGDRSGSVGETYTLLESTRASNNTLEHSENETNCDNECVNGYGDGDSGGGSGIVSRERSGIDVVSIIGSTLLGGTHRAPHSVASSPSHKPLALVRPHRRIISEKLPSSASIQEFSDISRHPTVAQTILLRETRSLDPMPMQLRKRNEPVKLPPSKLCKNNSRSLDAVAAIGAKEDKATESESANMNGVECDEVDEVGLLDHQDATADVDTNNLEGDDYDDDVGLLMRDNGGLRYGHSSSLQPTVVPVASTLLNRRRSGGHVITVGGSGIVGGALLPYKHLNNNCNGGMTIEEDAQSPLLQRQASLTGPPDEILARTKRWRSLETLEHANINITTLTNANSGRGVIGGIPHLSSHTGHNSVSYAPDIDGSRASGSTAPGSSTATRSGNTFTTWIWRIIQGNVKRPNDSSLRRVVPSGVHAPHVFTDMPATTTARTRDRESIV; this is encoded by the exons ATGAAAGTTTGTCACGAATCGGAGAGTTTCAAGCAATTGGCGCGCAGTTTGCTAGTCGTGGCGTCGACGCCACCAACGGACAGTTACGAAAATTTCACGGCCAGAGTGCGCGAATACAATGCAAAGAAGCCGTTCGACTTTCTTGTGCCATcgttattttacaataataaatatcttAAG TTTGTTTCTATATATGCCGCTTACCTCTATGATTCCGTTAAGCTCTATGCCTGGGCGTTGGATAAATTGCTGCGCCAGGAGGAGCGCATACTGACGGATGATGTGATATACGATGTAGCTAGTAATGGAACTAGAATAATTGAGACTATTATCAAAAATCGTACTTATAGAA GTATCACTGGTGCAACCATAAAAATAGACCAGAACGGTGATTCCGAAGGAAATTTCTCAGTACTGGCCTATAAGCCACACAAACACTACTTTAGTGATAATGTATCCTGCAATTCTCATATGGTACCGGTGGCCTATTTCCAACAAGGAGAAGATATTCCA GAATACAAACTCATCAATGGCTCTGTACGCGTTGACTGGCCATCGGGAGGTGATCGTCCTTTCGATGAACCCATGTGCGGCTTTGCCAATGAGCTGTGCAAAAAAGACGATCGACATATCACATCTGTGGTGGCTGCTGGTGTACTTGGCTTACTGTTATTCTGTGCAGGTGTCATCACGATGAGTATTTATCGAAAGTGGAAAATCGAGCTGGAAATCGAGGGTCTACTATGGAAGATTGATATAGGAGAGATAAAGGGGTACTCGGGGAATGATATCGTCTCATCGCCAAGTAAG TTGAGCTTAGTGAGTGCCCAATCGTTTGGATCGCGTTGCTCAAATCAAGTATTCACCTCAACGGCACGCTTACGCGGCGCTGTCGTGCGCATCAAGGAGTTGAAGTTTCCGCGGAAGCGGGACATCTCACgcgaaataatgaaagaaatgcGTTTGTTGCGCGAACTACGCCATGATAACATAAATAGCTTTATTGGGGCTTGTGTGGAGCCGACACGTATACTACTAGTCACCGATTACTGTGCCAAGGGCAGTCTCTACGACATAATCGAGAATGAGGACATCAAGCTGGATGATCTGTTCATTGCCTCACTGATTCACGACTTAATAAAG GGCATGATATACATACACGATTCGCAGCTGATGTTCCATGGAAATTTAAAATCATCGAACTGTGTGGTTACCTCGCGTTGGATGTTGCAAGTGGCCGACTTTGGATTGCACGAGTTGAGAAATTGTGCAGAAAGCGAGTCCATAGGAGAGCACCAGCACTACCGAA ATCAATTTTGGAAAGCACCCGAATTGCTTCGCAATCCACACATCTATGGCACCCAAAAAGGAGATGTTTACGCATTTGCGATAATTATGTACGAAATAGTGAGTCGAAAAGGTCCATTCGGACAGGTCGCGTACGAGCCAAAGGAGATTGTAGATCGGGTAAAAGAACTGCCGTTAGCCGGCAGCATACCGTTTCGGCCTGAATTAGAATGCATAAGGGAACACGAGCTGTGTCCCGACTATGTGTTGGATTGTATAAAAGATTGTTGGAGTGAGGACCCTGAAATAAGACCCGATTTTCCAACTATACG CAATCGCTTGAAGAAAATGCGTGGCGGTAAGACGAAAAATATTATGGACCAAATGATGGAAATGATGGAAAAGTATGCCAATAATTTGGAGGATATCGTTACCGAGCGCACTCGCATGTTGTGCGAGGAGAAACGCAAAACAGAAGATTTATTACATCGCATGTTGCCGCGCACCGTGGCGGAAAAGCTGACAATGGGTCAGGGTGTCGAGCCAGTGTCTTACGATCTG gtTACTATCTACTTCAGCGATATTGTGGGTTTTACTGCTATGTCGGCAGAGAGTACACCACTGCAGGTGGTGAACTTCTTGAACGATCTCTACACGGTATTCGATCGCATCATCCGCGGCTATGATGTGTACAAGGTGGAGACCATTGGCGATGCTTATATGGTG GTTTCCGGCTTACCAATCAAGAACGGGGATCGACATGCTGGCGAAATCGCTTCAATGGCTCTGGATCTGCTGCATGCAGTCAAGCAACATCGCATAGCACACCGTCCCAACGAAACGCTCAAGTTGCGCATCGGCATTCACACTGGTCCCGTGGTTGCTGGTGTAGTGGGTCTGACTATGCCGCGCTACTGCCTATTCGGCGATACAGTAAACACAGCGTCGCGCATGGAGTCGAACGGAGAGGCGTTAAAGATACACATATCAGGCAAATGTAAAGAGGCACTTGACAAGCTCGACGGCTATGTGACCGAGAAACGTGGACTTGTGGCGATGAAGGGCAAAGGTGAGGTGGTCACATACTGGCTGACAGGCGCTACAGAGAAGGCAATACAGCGGAAGCTGGTGGATATGACTGATATGCCACCGCCACTGTTCTGCCGACCGCGCAAAAGTCCAAAGCTGAATAGTGACTCACGTCAACCGAGCATTGTAGGCATGCACTACTATGGCGGTGGCTCGCGTCGTACATCAATGGTGCCACGCACAGATGTAGAGTCCAATTACAGCCTACAAGGTTCCACATATCATGTGGCACGCGACTCGCCACATCTGTCGTCGCGTCGTTACGATCGGCCGTCCCTGAATGGTATCGGTGGCAATAGCATACCCGAACGCATGAGCTACTATGGTGGTGCAGGGGGTGGTGGTGACAGAAGTGGGAGTGTCGGTGAGACTTACACGCTACTGGAGTCAACACGCGCATCAAACAACACACTGGAGCATTCCGAAAACGAAACGAACTGTGATAATGAGTGCGTGAATGGGTATGGTGATGGAGATAGTGGTGGAGGCAGTGGAATAGTCAGTCGTGAAAGAAGTGGTATTGATGTGGTGAGCATTATTGGTAGTACACTGTTGGGAGGAACACACCGTGCACCACATTCCGTTGCTAGCTCACCCAGCCACAAGCCACTTGCCTTGGTACGTCCACATCGGCGCATTATCAGCGAAAAGCTGCCATCTTCAGCCTCCATACAAGAGTTTAGTGATATCAGTAGGCATCCGACTGTCGCTCAAACGATTTTATTGCGTGAAACACGCTCCCTTGATCCAATGCCAATGCAGCTGCGCAAGCGAAACGAGCCTGTCAAACTGCCACCGTCCAAACTTTGTAAGAACAATTCACGTTCCTTGGATGCAGTTGCAGCAATCGGTGCAAAAGAGGACAAAGCAACTGAGTCTGAAAGCGCAAATATGAATGGAGTCGAGTGCGACGAAGTAGATGAGGTGGGACTATTGGATCACCAAGATGCCACCGCGGACGTAGATACAAATAATCTGGAGGGCGACGACTACGATGACGATGTTGGTCTGCTGATGCGAGATAACGGCGGTTTACGATACGGGCATAGTAGCAGCCTGCAACCGACTGTAGTGCCTGTCGCATCCACCCTGCTAAACCGTAGACGCAGTGGTGGCCACGTTATTACCGTTGGTGGAAGCGGTATAGTTGGTGGTGCGTTGCTACCCTACAAGCACctgaacaacaactgcaatggtGGCATGACCATCGAAGAGGATGCGCAATCGCCACTGCTTCAACGTCAGGCATCCCTCACTGGTCCACCCGACGAAATACTGGCGCGCACGAAACGTTGGCGCTCCTTGGAGACGCTGGAACATGCAAACATTAATATAACAACGCTGACGAACGCCAACAGCGGGCGAGGTGTTATTGGTGGCATTCCGCATCTCAGCAGCCACACCGGGCACAATAGCGTCAGCTACGCTCCCGACATTGATGGCAGTCGTGCTTCCGGTTCAACAGCGCCAGGTTCCTCTACAGCGACGCGCAGCGGAAATACTTTCACTACATGGATATGGCGTATAATTCAGGGCAACGTCAAGCGGCCCAATGATTCGTCACTGCGGCGCGTAGTGCCGAGTGGGGTGCACGCCCCGCACGTTTTCACAGACATGCCAGCGACGACGACGGCGCGCACACGCGATCGGGAGAGTATTGTGTAG